From Brassica rapa cultivar Chiifu-401-42 chromosome A06, CAAS_Brap_v3.01, whole genome shotgun sequence:
TTGGCTATTTTTTGGTCGCTTCCGCTTCGGGTTTCGGATCCAAATTAAAACGTTCAGGTCTAGTCacgtataagaaataaaaaagtgGGACCCACACTTTCGGAAAATTGTAAATGCGTTTGCTTTTGGTGTTTGAATGCTGACTTGGCAAAGCCAACCCCATAGATGCGTGGAGGCACAAATCAATCAATCATTCTATCTTTTCTTCTgtgtcactttttttttctcctttctttttgaTTCTATACACTCGGGGAGGAAAACTAAATTTAGGAGGAGATTAAAGTTTCGAATCTGATCAACCTTACTTTTAAGATATTGATTATTATGCTTTTTTGGAGGAAGAACTTCTTaagaaaaaagtattttcgTTCTACAAAAATTAGAGGCATAGAAATATGAGAACATTTGATTATCTTTTGGTATTACAGTatatgataaattttaatatttagctTATCATCGTCGTGGAAGTCAATGATAACGCGAACATGTAGACGACTTGAATAAACTAAAACATCTGTAATTATTTCATTTATATTCAAATGAATATTACAGCCTTTCAATCAACGAAAACTACGTCCAGAAACTCAAGAATGTTGACACCAAACCATAACATGCTTTGAGGATATCTCGCAGCCTTCACCACACGTTCATGCAACTTGCAAGACAGACGAGTATTGAAGCGGATTGTTTATCATAAGTTGCAAGAGATACTACCAATCAAAATGATGTTGTCTCTTTGACTCGATGTTGTATAATAAATGATACGTACTTTGAGTGGTCGTTGTGCATATCTTCCTGAGATGAACGAATAATTAAGTTTGCCGacagagaaaataaataaaaatttagtatATAAACATTGAAGCAGTTCTACAAGGAAGGCTCATAACAGATTATGTAATCATGTGATTCTAAGTTTGATATTAGTAATTCTCTATCGCATGTATACAGTAATAAATGGTTAGTTACCAATCATAAAAAATGATATCTGTTTTAATACTTTTACCTGTCATCAAAAACGTTAAGAGTATGATACtgtaaacatatttttatttgtaaactCGTTATATGGGACCATCTCAAGTTCTAGAAACTGGAAGATGATAACAAGCATTAGAGCAGGCATTGGTTGCGGAGTCGGCATTAATGTGTAGGCCCATTAAAATGAATACGGGCCCAATGTGTAGGCCCATTAAAGTTATTGTACGCGAGGATAAGAGATTTCAATATAGCTTAAGCGCTGAAGCTGCTGATAAGGCTTTCGTTACTCTGCAAACATGGCGACGAGCTCTCGTCTTCTTCCTCAGGTTCTTCTTTTCTCTGACTCACAAGCACACTTCACATCACGATTCTTTGAATTCTTATTAATCTTGTGCTAATATTCCTTTTTGTGGCGACAGGCACTGCATATGTTACCGAGAATCCCTAGTAAGAATCTAGGTGTTTCGTCATTTACACCATCAGTGAACTCTCGGATATCATTTTCTACGGTTTCACTAAGTCATTCCGGCTCCAGCTTTGGCTTCGCGATCGATTCCAGGAAGAAAAGGGAGTTTATCGCTAAAGCCGAAGAGAGCACTGAAGGTGAAGACACTGAAGAAGCAGTTACGGAGGATGTTGCTGAAACAGAAGAAGCCACTGAGGTGGAGGAAGCAAAAACTCCGTGGAAGCCAAGGACCAAGCTCGGAGATGTCATGGGGGTaagttataaaatatcaaatgtgTTGTTCTGTAAGAACATGTGAGATATGTTTGTTTCTGTTCTCGCTCTTACCTCTCTGAATTGGTGATTTGGCTTTTTGTTTATGTAGATACTGAACCAGAAAGCAATTGAGGTTTCAGAGAAAGTAAGACCGGTTCCAGAGATTAGGACAGGGGACATTGTGGAGATCAAACTGGTAAGTTCTTGTTCTTGGTATCACATGAAGTCATTATCATGTATCAAGCAGCAAGATTTGATTTTGATGTGGTGGGTTTGATTTATACAGGAAGTTCCTGAGAACAGACGTAGGCTATCGATCTACAAAGGTATAGTGATGTCTAGGCAAAACGCAGGCATCCACACTACTATTCGTATCCGGAGAATCATTGCAGGCATTGGTGTTGAGATCGTCTTTCCTATGTTAGTATCTCTTCGTCCTTGTCTCTCTTGATTATCCACACACTAGCTCGGGCATGGCGTACTgttaaatatgaattttaataatattggaGCTTTTAGGTGGGGTTAGACTGTTTAGAGTTAAGAGTCTTTGATCATTTGGATGTTTTGGAGCTTTTTGGCTTTGGGAGTGATCAAAGAGTGTGGACTAGAAGGCAAACTCTATATGGTCATCTTGCTCTTCCTTAAACTTGAAAAATAAGGAGAGTTTTGATTCTGAATCGTATCATAATAAATGCATCAGTTATTTTCATgtaaaattgaaaaacatttGCTACTTCAAGTATGAAAATATACAACTACCACAGAATAGTGCATCAACCTTAGTCTTGATCACTGTAGAGCTGGCTGTTATCTCAACATACTAGTCTCCACTTGCTGTATAATAGGCTGAATCTACAATGAATTGGGGTTTAAGAGTATGTATATGATGTGTGTTTTGATTTGAACAGATACTCACCAAACATAAAGGAGATAAAAGTGGTGAGTCACAGGAAAGTGAGAAGAGCAAGGCTTTACTATCTGAGGGACAAACTTCCTCGTCTCTCTACTTTTAAATGAGCACCACCAGTCTTATGCTGTCTTCAACCTCCAAAGGTAGCTAAGCTAAGCCACTCTTGTTTCCACCCTCTTCTTTGTaagaattgtttgtttgtttggttgtcTTTTGGATTTTGTTTCTCTTCATGTAATAATATTACAGTGACATATGAGAAAAGTAAATCAAAATGCTTGGTGAGGCTCCCTGTTGAAGTTTTAACCTTGAGTAGGAATGTGGAGCAGTTAAATTTATATTCAGTTCTTACTGAATCAATTGACTTTCCAGGTAAAGCAGAAAAACGAATATTCTGGGAACTCATCTGAGTATTTTCTTGTCTCTTTCATTTTCTAATGACTGACTATAACTACTCTCTCATGTTGTCTTCGTCATGATTAATACTAATCTCGAGTTAATAATGCGTTTATGTCTCAATATTTAATTGCCCACCAACACTAATCATTAATGGTCAgggaaagataaaaaaattaatagtgaGGAATGAAAATGGCCAACCACCTGAAAGCCCACTAGTACATTTAgctttatataaattaatgaaaCCAATGAAAAACCGCCACGTCTTCAGCTCTTATTTCCAGCCCGTCGCTTCTTTCACCCTTCACAActgtataataataataatacacgtgtcacaaactctctctctctctctcgctatTATTCTTCCCCGTAGTTCCCGGAGACGACGCCGGAGGAACTTTGCTTCGACTTCACGTGGCCGCTCCACGAAGCGCCTTGGTTTTCTTCCCTTCAATCTCTCTAGAAAATTTCCTGTGCCTTGGTCACCACCAACCGAACCAGAGGAGGAGAGCGATCTccggaagagagagagagagagaaataagCAGAAGAGCTTCTTCGCTGATCAAACGTTGGACCCGtgacttttgtttattttcttcttcttcaggtttGATCCGtatcttctatttttcattttccCCTTTTTAGCTTTCTTgagccaaaaacaaaaaaaaaaagaatctggaATTGTTTTGAATTAGATTCGGATGTGTTGTGTAGGTTTGGAGGTGTagagattgattgattgattgatagaTTATTGTGTGGCAATGTCTGGCGTTGGGGAGAACCAGCTTATCTCCATTGTACCTGATGAACTCAAATTCCTTTGTAAGCATATTATGGTCTTTACCTTAGAAAACGTGAAGGAAATTGATTCTTTTGGATGGATGCTcatgagaatatatatatatatatatatatatatatatatatttgatatattgtATCAGTCGAACTCGAGAAGCAAAGCTACTGTGATCTTAAAGTTGCTAACAAAACTGAGGACTATGTTGCTTTCAAGGTGTTTCCGCATCCTTATCCACCAAAACTTCATTTGTTTTCTGTCATCaagtttttataactgttaaagtTGTCATCAGGTGAAGACAACGTCTCCAAAAAAGTATTTTGTAAGACCCAACACCGGTGTCATTCAGCCATGGGACTCCTGCATCATTCGAGGTTACACACTCATTCATTCTTCATTACTCCTTCCATCGTAGGGACTGATTTAAGATCTTCTGAAACTGTAGTTACTCTACAAGCGCAAAGGGAGTATCCTCCAGATATGCAGTGCAGAGACAAGTTTCTCCTTCAAAGTACCCTTGTCCCTCCACACACTGATGTTGATGACCTTCCTCAAGACACTGTAAGTCACTGCTTTCAAaagcattattattattattatccatAATCATGATTTTTTTGCATTTCTGGGAGAATAAAAAATTGGCACTAAATCTGTGCCATGTCTGTGTTTTAGTTTACAAAGGACAGTGGGAAAACATTAACAGAGTGTAAGCTCAAGGTCTCTTATATCTCCTCCTCCACAACCCAAAGATCATCTGAATCTGGAGGAACCAATGGCGATGGAAATGGCTCTGAAACCATCTCTGTGAGTACCAACCACATCCACTCTACTATTCAATCTGCATGTATCATTGACTTACTGCACATTCTCTTAAGAgcattatatttttaactttttgtgCTAACCAACCATGATAGTAACAAAAGCCTTATAGTAGAAGGATGATTCTGTAAAGTTTTGGACCTCCTGCACAGATAGACACTTTATTAAGTAGTCCCCTTTTTGTGATAATTGTATTAATACAGACTTTCTAGTATTTATCCTTCTGTTGTTTTGAGGCTATATAAACTGTAATTCTGAATCTTTCTTCATACGGTGAACAAATGTACCTCACAGAATCTCATAATTCACCACATCATAGTTTAAGAGAGATTTAGTTCTTCCCTTTTTTTAATTCCACTCTAACTTCCTTACCATTAACATGTGTGGTCAGACTATACAGCGGCTGAAGGAAGAGCGAGATGCAGCTGTTAAGCAAACACAACAGCTGCAACATGAACTGGTACGATCTCCATAAAC
This genomic window contains:
- the LOC103827663 gene encoding 50S ribosomal protein L19-2, chloroplastic — encoded protein: MATSSRLLPQALHMLPRIPSKNLGVSSFTPSVNSRISFSTVSLSHSGSSFGFAIDSRKKREFIAKAEESTEGEDTEEAVTEDVAETEEATEVEEAKTPWKPRTKLGDVMGILNQKAIEVSEKVRPVPEIRTGDIVEIKLEVPENRRRLSIYKGIVMSRQNAGIHTTIRIRRIIAGIGVEIVFPIYSPNIKEIKVVSHRKVRRARLYYLRDKLPRLSTFK
- the LOC103827664 gene encoding vesicle-associated protein 2-1 translates to MSGVGENQLISIVPDELKFLFELEKQSYCDLKVANKTEDYVAFKVKTTSPKKYFVRPNTGVIQPWDSCIIRVTLQAQREYPPDMQCRDKFLLQSTLVPPHTDVDDLPQDTFTKDSGKTLTECKLKVSYISSSTTQRSSESGGTNGDGNGSETISTIQRLKEERDAAVKQTQQLQHELEMVKKRRMNSGNGLSLKLAALVGLIGLIIGFILKLTLASPK